The stretch of DNA GTCATGTCTCAAATGCGAGGCTCGACGGCCGCCTTTCGTGACGATTCGTTTCTCTGCTTTCAGCGGGGAGATGCCAATGATGTGCTGATTGGTGCACATAAAGTCCTGGGCAGCGCGCAGCGTCGACGTCGCGGCGCCGTATTACAGCACGGCAGCCTGCTGATGGCATCCTCACCCCATGCCGGGGAGTTGCCGGGTCTCCATGATTTGGGTTTACAGCAGTCGTTGGGCGAAGGATTGGTCCAAAAGTTGGCCATTTCGGTCGCCGAGCTATTCGGCGAGGCACGGTATCTGGACAGTGCCCCAAAAAACACATTGGAGATGGCCGCAGAACTTCAACAAAACCGATACAAAACTGACGGAAGCTTCGCGCAATGATAACTTTTTGCAATTATTTTAGAATTTGGTTGGGTGGCGCGAATTTCTTAGTATTTTCCCGTAATTTCTAGTGTGAGCGATTATTGAAAACGTCGGACGTGTCTCAAAGTTTTACGTGGTTTTGAGATGTTTTGTTTGACAATTTGTATTGGTACTGGTACTTTGGCGATATACCTGATTTTATTGCATTTCATTTTCGTATTGTTCGTCACTTCTAGTTGGTTTTACTTAGTAACGCAGTTGAGCGACGTTCGCTCAGCGAACCGTGAACGAGGGTTATCCCCCAGGAGGAAAAGGGGAAGTCACCGAGGGCGACAATCGCCCATTTCGCAGTCGTTGCTAAGGGTGCACAAACCTGATATCGGTCGCGTCTTTGTGACGTGAGCCGTCATCGATCTCTTAAGCGCATCGCCCGATTCCTTTGGCTTTACCAATCAATCTATTGGCGGAGTGATTCCACACATGCAAGCGGAAATGAAAGTCATTGGCGGTAAGCAACAAGGCAAAGTGATTCCGTTGACGATGAAGAAGTTTCTCATCGGACGGGAAAAGGATTGCCATTTGCGACCCAACAATGACCTGATCAGTCGGCACCATTGTGTGCTAACTGTGGACGAATACACGGTGCGAATTCGTGATCTTGGCAGCACGAATGGGACATACGTGAATTCAGAACGGATTCAAGGGCAGGTTGTTCTCAAAGACGGCGACAAATTGGCGATCGGGAAACTGTTGTTTGAAGTTTCCGTACGCGATGTCGACGCTCCCGCGGTTAGCAATGAGGACGTGCTGGAAGACGCTGCTTTGCTGGAAACGGACGCGTTCACTTCTGGTGACACCCCGCCTCCTGCTTCGCGACCCGCAGAAACGCCCGCACAAGACGATAGCGTTTTGGCCCAGGAAACAATCACGTTACCGGCCATGAATGAGGACACCGCTTACGAGACGCCCTCAGCCGTTTATGGCGACGATACTGTCTCAATCCCCCCCAGTGGTGGCGGTGGTGGAAGCGAAAACGCGCCACCCCCAGAGGCGCCCCCTGCCCCGGCCCCGGCCCCGCAGTATCAACAGCCAATGATGATGCCGCAGTATCAACAGCCGATGATGCCACAGCAGTATCCGATGCAGTACCCGCAGCAGATGCCAATGATGCCGCAGCAATACGGGCAGCAAATGCCGATGATGCCGCAGCAGTATCCGCCGCAATATCCGCAACCGGTACAGATGGCGCCACAACAATTTCCGCCACAGGAAACGGCGCCGCCCCCTGCTGCTGAACCGCCAGCCGCGGAAAACCAGCCGACACTTGACGAAATGGACGTGCGGTTGCCTAACCCCGAAGAAACGGGAGCCGTCGAGCCGGCTAGTGCAAAACCCGAGGCAAAACCAGGGGAAGCTTCCACGGAAATTGACCCTCGGACTGCCGCTGCGGATATTATCCGTCAGTACACGCATCGACCGCTGGGGCAATAACCTCGCCTCAGCGAGGACGCGGATAGAAGAATGGGCGAGACCCGCTCTGGCACGGGTCGCCCTTGCTGGGGACTGCTAGGATTATCCCGAGTATGGCTACCGATTCTCGGGGGCCAAATTCGCTCACGATCCTTAGCAGTCGTTTCTTTCGCATGGAGTCTGCGACACGTTCGGCGTATAATGCCGATTCGTTGCGATCCACTGTAGTGCGGTATCGCGATCACTCGTCGGGCGCGTCGGACGATGCGATATCCCGACCAATCGGCTTTGTTGCTCGGTGATCGCGCGCTGCTGGATTCCCAGACTTGTCTGCTTGTTGGAATCACGGATCGCCGATAGCGCCCGTTCGCGTTCATCCATTTTGGCTCCCCAGTCGTAAGGAGATCATCGCATGCCCAATACTTCTGATTCACAACACAAGTACCAAGAGTTTCTCGACCTATTGCCGCTCACCCTCGCATTAGCCGGTTTACCGACCAGTGAGCATGGCAAGTATTACGGTGAGGAACAGATCGAAGCCCGGATTTTCACGGTTCGCCACGCCTACCGCGCAGCACGTGCCATCGCCAAGGAATCGACGAGGTCTTAGCGAATTGTGGCGGCGCGGTGGGGTATAGTCCGTTAGTGCGCAGTCGCTTATGCACAGTTTGCTAACGCACACTCTGCCGCAGCCATCATTTCGCGAGAATCTGATTCGCAATAACCGTTACATTCGGCCCACCAGAATTATCCGGCAACTTTATCGGATCGCGAAAGTTCCCCCGATTCGATCCGATAACGTAGCCGGAAATCTACATCGCGTCGCTTTTTGGCAACATCATCGATTTGAGGGTGTATAGTTCTGTAGCACAAAGGCTCGGGACGAGCTGTGAAAGTCGACGCGAGGCGAACGCGCGTTATTCAAGGACGATTCTCGTGAACATTCCCTAAGACAAGAGGCGGTGCCGATGGTGGCTTACAGCAAAATGGATGCGGATTCTAAAGTGGACCGACGAGTGAGCAGCGTGCTCAACGCCGATAAAACTGGCGGGGAAAATGACGGAACAGGAACTTCTGTCGCCTCGGCTAAAACGTCGCGTCCCAAAGTGGAACGCCGCCGTCAAATCGATCCGACCACTTGCGAACGGGACTACACGGATGACGAAATCGAATTCATGAAGGCCATGGATAAATACAAACGGACGAGCGGCCGTCAATTCCCCACGTGGAGCGAAGTTCTCGAGGTCGTCCGAGACTTGGGCTACAGCCGCGACTAATGCTTGAACACAGATCCGCCCCGCCGGCGATCGGGCCATGACAATGGATTCGCGCGGCGGGAGTTGTGGTCGACTAGAACAAGATTCAACAGCCGGTTGCGCCTGTTTTCGAAACTGGCAGATTCGTGTCGGTGCAACGCGTTTGAGGCTTTTGAAACTACTTGTCGTTACTTAAGCGACCGAAGCTCATCAGTGTGATGTCGTCGTTCTGCGGACGTCCATTCGCATGCCGCTTCACATCAGCGAGGATCATCTGTCCCAATTCCGCCGGATCAGCGGGCCCTTGGCAGACAAATTCTCGCAGGTGATCGAGTCCGTAAAGCGTGCTGTCGTGGTCCATCGCCTCGCTCACGCCGTCGGTATAGATCACCACGGTTTCTCCCGGCGCAATCGTCCGATTGGTGGCTGTGAATTGAAAATCTTCGAGCACACCGATGGGCACGCCGATGGCCTCTTCGGGGAATTCCTCGTAACTGCCATCAGTCTTGCGAATGATGGGAGACATGTGCCCGGCATTGACGACCTGCATTTTGTTGGTCTTTAAGTCAATGATTGTGAGCACAAACGTGACGAATCGCCCTTCGCAGGCGCGGTTACACATGTGATTGTTGATGCGGTTTACGGCATCCACTCCGTCGGAGACAAACTGCATCGTGCTTTGCACCGCGCTGGAGAGACGCGACATCACCAACGATGCCGGCACGCCCTTGCCTGCGACATCGCCAAATGCCAAACAGATTTTGCGGTCACTGAGGCGAATCACGTCGAAGTAATCACCGCCCACTGCTTGAGCCGCCTCGTAAGATGCATAGAACTGATAGCCGGGGATATCGGGCATCTGTTCGGGCAACAACGATTTTTGCACGTTGCGGGCGATCGACATTTCGCCGTCTTGCTTTTCCTTCTCCATATGGGAAACCAGCAAACGCGCGTTGTCGTAGGAAAGCGCTGCTTGGCCGGCGACCGCCATCAGCAATTCCAGGTCTTCGTTTTTGAATTGGTTGAAAGGGTTTTGCGTATCGATATTGATCACGCCCATCGGCTCACCATCCAACGCCAATAGCGGCACGCACATCATTGAGCGAATCGTCAGGTTCGAAATCGATTCACTCGCCTCGAAACGCACATCGGTGGCCGCATCGGCGGAGAGAATCCCCGTCTTTTCGGCGAGAACTTTGTTCAAAATTGTGCGGCTAATCTTCACCGACTCGTCTTGTTCGTCCAGACGATGTTTGATTGCCTTGGGGATCATGTTGCCGCGGACGGGATCCTTGAGCATGACCACGCCCCGATCGGCGTGGGGGAAAACCGTGAACAACGTGTCGAGGATCTTCGGCAACAGCGAATCCAAGTCGACCGTGCCTGCCAAACTGCGGCTGATTTGCAGAATGGCATCCAGCTTGGCTTCGGGGCGTACCTCCAATTGCCCGAACAGACCTTTGGAGGTAATGGTCCCCATGATTGTTCCCGGATCATCGTCGTCATCCCCTTCGCCGGTGATGTCCAGGTCGAATGCAGGGACCGGCTCGCCGGTACGTGGGGAGGCTGTGTCCTGGAACCGCAACAGGAGCGGACCGAGTTTGATGCGGTCATCGTCGCAAAGGGCAACCGGTTCTAGTACGCGTTTGCCGTTGATGAGCGTACCGTTGCCGCTGCCCAAATCTTCAAGGAAAAAGGCGTCATCCCGTGGGACGATTCGCGCATGATGTCTCGAGACCATGTTGGAATCGAGTTGGATCGTGCAGTCGGGGTGCCGTCCGAGCGTGCATTCACCGTCGGACAGTTGATATTCGAGGGCTTCTCCACCCTTGAGCAAAACCAGGGACGCCATGGCGGATATGATCGTAATTGAGGAGGGCAAAACAGAAACGATGGAATCAAAGCCAGCGGGAACGACACAGAACGTAATTTTCTATAGAATTCCCGGCCAAGATCTCGGTTTTTCACGGGCCTCGGCGCAAGTCGCAACTGCCCTGCACCGAGGCTTCCCGATTCTAAGCTCCGGCGCAGCCGCATGCAACAGGCAGTTGACCGGCCCGTAAAAAGATCGCTGCATGCAAGCGGTTTCCGAATCCTCTTGAGAAGCAAACCAGCGTCAGCCGACGTTGAAAATGCTTTCGACGTTGCCCCGCAGGACCAATTGGCCCAATTCCACGGCGCGGGATTCGGACCAGCCGCGGCCGATGACGAAATCACTCGCCAAAGCGGAGGCCAAAATCCGGCGGTACATGGCGAACTTCGGCAACCCAAATTCCAACTTGTACATATCGCTGTAGTAGCCGATCTGTTTGGTCTTGGGGACCGCCTGCAGACGACTACGGCAATCGTGCTCGATGTAGACCGGAATGTTGGAGTACCACCAGTGTCCGTTGGTGACGACATTGGGGAAGATCCAGCTGTAACTTACCAGTTCCTGGTTGCTGGTGTGGGCCAGCACCGAGACGGGAAAGGTCACTTGGGGAAAGGCATTGAACAGCGCGCGGTAATTGATCAACGACGTCCGTTTGTCGTACAAGTCTTGCCCCTGAAATACACCATCGGCATAAACGCCGCGGTTTACCCCGATCATCAAATCGAATGGCAATTTGAATTCCGCACATTTTTCCGCCAACGTCCAAAACACAAAGCAACTCAGCGATGCGGACTGGTCAGCTGGTAATTCATCGCCGGAGAGTAATGCGGCAATGGCTCCATCGGCGTCGGTGTTGGAGACCTGACGTGGTGAGAAATCGGGCGGCAATGAAATCGCACAGGCCCGCGCACCATTTTTCGTGAAGTGCTCAAAGAGTTTGCCAATCCCGTCGACGACACTTGCGGCATCGGAGATTTCGACTCCCGTTGCTTTTTGAAACCGTTCCCGCGTTTGCGGTTTGGCAAGATGAAACACCAAATCATCGGTCCGCAGGCAGGGGACGTAGCGGTGCGTATCGAAGCCTTCCAACGGATCGTCGAAATCGTTGGTGAGGAACACCTGCTCTAGGCCGCTTTTCTTGAGGACTTGGTCTTCCCAATCCGGTTCGGCCATTTTGGCAGCGGCGGTGTCGTAAAGAGCTTCCCAGTTATCGACCGTCACGTTTTCGTCTTGGAAGTCGAAAAAGGATTGGCACATCTCCACCAGCCAACTGTACTGCGCGGTGTTGTCCAACTCGGCAAGTTTTGGAACGAGCCGGGCGACTTTTTCCTTGGGGGCCAGATTGGGCTCCTCGATACGGTCTTTAGGAAGACCGGCGGAGTGGGCCAATTCGGTGTAATAGTGATACCCCATGATGTCCGCGAGCGTCGTCGAGGCGGCGGCGTGGGGGTTGATGTGGGAATGGGGATCGATCAGTGGAATCGTTTCCAATTCCGCGGTCAGCCGTTGAATGAGTTCTTGAGACATCGTCGAGGTCGTACTTTCCACAGGGGGCTATAAAAACAGTTTCCAATCTCGCGTGCGGTTGCGTCGGACACGCATGCAAGAATGTCGCCACATCGCATCAGCGGGTTTTGAAACGTCTTAAAAAAACGAAACCGCCACACTGCGCGTCGGTGCAGTGTGGCGGTTTCAAGTTGTCGGTTCAAGGGAAACGCGAGTTGCCGTGGTGGCATATCTCGCTATTTTTTGGCCTGAGAATTGTCCGCAGGCGGTTTGGGGGGATCGAAATTGATGATCACCTTGCCGTCGGCACCATTCCAAATCCGCAGCACACCATCTTCACCCCCGGCAACGACAACAGTTTCGTCGGCGGTGGCGTCAGCGCTGTACATGTAGTCGGTCCCTCCGGAGAAACTGCGGAAGTTTTGACCGTTGTCCGTCTTGTGATAACGGACCGTTTTGTCGCCACCACTACTGACGATGTTGGATCCCAGCCCAATAAAGTGCAGCGACGTCACCTGTTTGGAATACCCACCGATCGTCCGTTTTTGTTCCCCGGATGTCACGTCCCAGACTTTGATGGCGTTATCGGCTCCTGCGCTGGCGAAGATTAATCCATCGGCACGCCAGGCGACGCCCAAGACGTGATGCGTATGCCCTTCGAATGATTTGAACGGCTTGCCGGATTCGACGTCAAAAATTTTGGCGAACTTGTCAGCCGCCCCGGAGAGCAGATAACGACCATCGCGTGAAAACTCGACGCCGAACACGGTGTCACTATGGGCATCGACGAATGTTTTCAGCGGTGTTTGCTTGGCGACATCCCAGATCATCAACTCGCCACTCCGAGAGGGTTCGCCGCCACCGGTAGCAAGTTTTGAGCCATCGGAACTAAAGTCCAACGCCAGAATACGATCGGCGAAGGGGGATTGACTGACATTCAGCGGCTCATCAGCCGAGGCGCCGAGCCGTCCTACGATTTTCCAACTGGGATTGCGGTCCCAGACTTTGATTGTGTTATCGGCTGAGGCCGAGAGGATGTCGCCGGTAGCGGTCAGAGCGACCGCAGTGACGGGGCCTTGATGTCCATGGAACGATTCCAGTGCGGTTCCGGATTCTGCATTCCATGTTTGCACTGTGTTGTTGTCACTGACGGTGATCAACGTTTTGTTGTCGGCAGAAAAGACAGCTCCGCGAACGCCTTTGACCAAAGCGGCTCCGGCTGCGGTCGCCTCGGCTAAGGTTTTCTCAGCCGCTTTATGCGCTACGTCCAAGTCAGCATGGGCAGCCTTGGCTTCTTCAAGTTTTTTAACGGCGCGTTGCGAAGCACGCTCCGCGGAGGCAAACGCCTTTTTGGCAGCGGCGTCTGCATCGACCACTTTTTTGGCAGCGGCTGCAGTATCTTTGGCAGCTTTGTCGGTTTTTTTCTGTTCGGCTTGTGCGGCTTTCAGCGCGGCCGTTGCATCGGCAATCGCTTTGTCGGCAGCCGCTTTATCTTCGGCGGTTTTCTTTGCTTCCTCAGCAGCTTTCACCGCCGCTTGGGCGTCGGCCACTTTCTTGTCGTTGGCGGCTTTGGCGTCGGCGGCTTTCTTGGCGGCGGCTTGGGCATCGGGGATTTTCTTGGCCGCTTCTTCTTGGGCCGTCTTCGCCTTGGTTTGAGCTTCGGCTGTTTTGGTCACTGTTTTCTCGCGAGCTTCAATCTCCTTTTTCGCTCCGGCAAGCAACGATTTGGCGATCGATTCGTCTGCGGTCCGTTGAGCAACGACCCGGGCGGAGCGGTATTCGCCTTTTAGTTCCGCAACCAATTTGGCATCGGCGGGATTCCACAGTTTTGCCGAGTTGCCCCCGGTCGAGACAAATCGCCCGCCATCGGGCCGCACGGCAACTTCAGTGACTGGAGCGGCATGGGCCATTGATTGGAGCTGTTTTCCATCGGCCAGATTCCAAACCCGCACGGTTCCGTCGTCGCTACCGGAAAGGAGTTTCTCGCCGGCGGGAGTGATCAGCGCGACAGCGGTGACCGGTTTCTCATGACCTTTGATCTCCTTTGCAGCTGCCGTGACAGCAGCGCTCGCATCGGCGGGAACTGGCCAGACGCGGATCATGTTGTCCGCATCGGCGGAGATGATCTGCGTGCCGTCCTTGTTGAGTGCGATGTCGTTCACGGCTGCGGGGGAAGTGACCTGCCCCGCTGCTGCGGCGTCGGCGACGTTCCAGAGGCGAATGGTTTTGTCTACAGATGACGCAATGACTTTGGAAGAGTCGGCAGAGAACAGTACGCTGGTGATGCGATCCCCTGCTCCGTTGAGAACAGCACCGGGCGAGCCATCGGCCAGGTTGAAGAGTTTGACTGATTTGTCGGCGGCGCCGGTGGCCAACCATTTTCCATCGGGGCTGACGGCAACCGCGTCGGGAGCTGCGGTTTCGATGTTTAGTTTCACCACGTCGCGGGGCCGTTGCCAAAGTTTGACCGTACGATATCCGCCCGAGGCCAGCAGGGTCCCGTCGTCATTGAACGCCAATGAGCGAACAAAATCGCGATGCGAAGCACCAGGTTGATACATCGGTTTGCCGTCGAACTGAATATCCAACAACGCGGGGTCGGTCAGTTCGGCGATTTGTTGTTGAGATGGCAGGTGATAAACGACGATTCGGTTTGCGCGTCCGCAAGCGGCGAATTGGCCGTCAGCGGATAGTGTGACGCTGTAAATCGGGTTCAAACCCGAGGGAAGTGGCCGCCATTGGATTTCCTCCATCGTCCCACCTCCGCCGGCTTGGGCCCCTTCGGTAATCCACAACCGCAATAAACCCAGTTCCTCGGGCGTGAACACTTCGGCGCCGATGCTGTTGGGAAGAGGTGGCATGGCGGGTTTGCCGGTGCGTGCGATGACGTTGTACAGCAGACTTTTTTCAGGATCCTTGGCGACAACCGCGGGGCCTGCTTTTCCCCCTTTGAGAATGCTGGGCACGTCTTCTAAGCTGAGATCGTTTTCAGCATCAGCCAAGTTGTGGCAGGCGATGCACTTCTCTTCGAGGATCGGAAGGATATCCTCGTCGAAGTCGACGGGCCGGTCGAGTTTGACCTCGGCCGGTTTGATCGTTTGCCCTTTCTCCGGCTTCTCGTCTTCGGCGAATACGAGCGAAGAAGAGAGAAACACAAATCCGCAGGCAATCAGCGTCGAACGACAAAACTGTTTTCGCATCGAATGCACTCCACATTTTCTGTGCAAGGTTGGGCCGAGAGAATCGTCCCAGTCATTCACAATGTATTATTGAATCCACTCCCCGGTGTTTGCCAGGGATCATTTGCTGACGGTCAGTTCCAGTGGGCTGTCGACGAACGAGTCGCCGTCGAAAATCACACTGGCTCGAATAACGATATTGGCAAGTTTGCCTTCCGTGGTGTCGGCCGTCGTTTTGATCACGAACTCCCCGTCGTTCTTGTCTGCTGGAATGGTCACTGACGGGGCTGTCAGTCCGGTCACGCCGGGCGGTAACGTGAGGCTCAATGTCACCGGGCCGGTGAACCCGTTTTTACGGGCGATGGTGACTGGGATTTTCACCTCGCCTCCCCGTTTGACAGCACCCTTGTTTGGAGCGGGAGCTTTAATCGTCAGCGGAGCCGGCTTGACGGTCACAGTGATCGAATTCGAAGGGGTAAACACGTTGAGCTTGGCCGCTTTTGCTGTTTTGACTGCGGCGGCGGCAGCAGCTTCGGCCGCCTTTTTGACCGCTTCGGCTGTCTTGGCTGTGGCAGCTGCTTCGGCGGCGGCGCGATCGGCGTTGTTTTTGACGGCTTGCGCTTGGGTGAAGGCGTCGCTGGCGGCCGTCGCTTTTTGATCGGCGGTGGCTCGGTCGGCTTCGGCTTTCGCAAGTGCGGCTTGTGCTTCGGCCAATTTCTTAGCGGCAGCCTCTTGAGCGGCTGCATCGGATTCCGACTTGTCGGCGTTCGCCTTTTCGGCGGCGGCCGCTTCGACGGCTTGTTTGGCGGCCACGATGGCGACATCAGCGGCAACCAATGCTTCCCCCGCTTTGGTTGCGGCGGCTTGTGCTTCGGTAGCCTGTTTGTCAG from Symmachiella dynata encodes:
- a CDS encoding c-type cytochrome domain-containing protein, which encodes MRKQFCRSTLIACGFVFLSSSLVFAEDEKPEKGQTIKPAEVKLDRPVDFDEDILPILEEKCIACHNLADAENDLSLEDVPSILKGGKAGPAVVAKDPEKSLLYNVIARTGKPAMPPLPNSIGAEVFTPEELGLLRLWITEGAQAGGGGTMEEIQWRPLPSGLNPIYSVTLSADGQFAACGRANRIVVYHLPSQQQIAELTDPALLDIQFDGKPMYQPGASHRDFVRSLAFNDDGTLLASGGYRTVKLWQRPRDVVKLNIETAAPDAVAVSPDGKWLATGAADKSVKLFNLADGSPGAVLNGAGDRITSVLFSADSSKVIASSVDKTIRLWNVADAAAAGQVTSPAAVNDIALNKDGTQIISADADNMIRVWPVPADASAAVTAAAKEIKGHEKPVTAVALITPAGEKLLSGSDDGTVRVWNLADGKQLQSMAHAAPVTEVAVRPDGGRFVSTGGNSAKLWNPADAKLVAELKGEYRSARVVAQRTADESIAKSLLAGAKKEIEAREKTVTKTAEAQTKAKTAQEEAAKKIPDAQAAAKKAADAKAANDKKVADAQAAVKAAEEAKKTAEDKAAADKAIADATAALKAAQAEQKKTDKAAKDTAAAAKKVVDADAAAKKAFASAERASQRAVKKLEEAKAAHADLDVAHKAAEKTLAEATAAGAALVKGVRGAVFSADNKTLITVSDNNTVQTWNAESGTALESFHGHQGPVTAVALTATGDILSASADNTIKVWDRNPSWKIVGRLGASADEPLNVSQSPFADRILALDFSSDGSKLATGGGEPSRSGELMIWDVAKQTPLKTFVDAHSDTVFGVEFSRDGRYLLSGAADKFAKIFDVESGKPFKSFEGHTHHVLGVAWRADGLIFASAGADNAIKVWDVTSGEQKRTIGGYSKQVTSLHFIGLGSNIVSSGGDKTVRYHKTDNGQNFRSFSGGTDYMYSADATADETVVVAGGEDGVLRIWNGADGKVIINFDPPKPPADNSQAKK
- a CDS encoding FHA domain-containing protein translates to MQAEMKVIGGKQQGKVIPLTMKKFLIGREKDCHLRPNNDLISRHHCVLTVDEYTVRIRDLGSTNGTYVNSERIQGQVVLKDGDKLAIGKLLFEVSVRDVDAPAVSNEDVLEDAALLETDAFTSGDTPPPASRPAETPAQDDSVLAQETITLPAMNEDTAYETPSAVYGDDTVSIPPSGGGGGSENAPPPEAPPAPAPAPQYQQPMMMPQYQQPMMPQQYPMQYPQQMPMMPQQYGQQMPMMPQQYPPQYPQPVQMAPQQFPPQETAPPPAAEPPAAENQPTLDEMDVRLPNPEETGAVEPASAKPEAKPGEASTEIDPRTAAADIIRQYTHRPLGQ
- a CDS encoding SpoIIE family protein phosphatase, which gives rise to MASLVLLKGGEALEYQLSDGECTLGRHPDCTIQLDSNMVSRHHARIVPRDDAFFLEDLGSGNGTLINGKRVLEPVALCDDDRIKLGPLLLRFQDTASPRTGEPVPAFDLDITGEGDDDDDPGTIMGTITSKGLFGQLEVRPEAKLDAILQISRSLAGTVDLDSLLPKILDTLFTVFPHADRGVVMLKDPVRGNMIPKAIKHRLDEQDESVKISRTILNKVLAEKTGILSADAATDVRFEASESISNLTIRSMMCVPLLALDGEPMGVINIDTQNPFNQFKNEDLELLMAVAGQAALSYDNARLLVSHMEKEKQDGEMSIARNVQKSLLPEQMPDIPGYQFYASYEAAQAVGGDYFDVIRLSDRKICLAFGDVAGKGVPASLVMSRLSSAVQSTMQFVSDGVDAVNRINNHMCNRACEGRFVTFVLTIIDLKTNKMQVVNAGHMSPIIRKTDGSYEEFPEEAIGVPIGVLEDFQFTATNRTIAPGETVVIYTDGVSEAMDHDSTLYGLDHLREFVCQGPADPAELGQMILADVKRHANGRPQNDDITLMSFGRLSNDK
- a CDS encoding glucuronate isomerase, which encodes MSQELIQRLTAELETIPLIDPHSHINPHAAASTTLADIMGYHYYTELAHSAGLPKDRIEEPNLAPKEKVARLVPKLAELDNTAQYSWLVEMCQSFFDFQDENVTVDNWEALYDTAAAKMAEPDWEDQVLKKSGLEQVFLTNDFDDPLEGFDTHRYVPCLRTDDLVFHLAKPQTRERFQKATGVEISDAASVVDGIGKLFEHFTKNGARACAISLPPDFSPRQVSNTDADGAIAALLSGDELPADQSASLSCFVFWTLAEKCAEFKLPFDLMIGVNRGVYADGVFQGQDLYDKRTSLINYRALFNAFPQVTFPVSVLAHTSNQELVSYSWIFPNVVTNGHWWYSNIPVYIEHDCRSRLQAVPKTKQIGYYSDMYKLEFGLPKFAMYRRILASALASDFVIGRGWSESRAVELGQLVLRGNVESIFNVG
- a CDS encoding lipoate--protein ligase family protein, which translates into the protein MNDPEASPTAVCQVLVENAPQTGTWNMALDEALLESGANAGQCWLRWYRWSEPTVSLGYFQDREIPDELRSLPVVKRLSGGGAILHHHEWTYSVVVPSRHPRARNPPELYAAVHDRIIGVLAELGVMSQMRGSTAAFRDDSFLCFQRGDANDVLIGAHKVLGSAQRRRRGAVLQHGSLLMASSPHAGELPGLHDLGLQQSLGEGLVQKLAISVAELFGEARYLDSAPKNTLEMAAELQQNRYKTDGSFAQ